Proteins encoded within one genomic window of Bradyrhizobium sp. CB1717:
- the hemN gene encoding oxygen-independent coproporphyrinogen III oxidase, translating into MQTSLLNKYCDAHLPWYTIYPTVPDFSAMVGAKTCETWLRRLPPQEPVSLYIHVPFCRSICWYCGFPTSLTRGERPVGNYLAAVRDEIGLVAEQVPCALPVSDVHFGGGTPTTIAPRDFLTLMELLRHCFAFSKSATIAIEIDPRGVTAEMVETLQAAGISRASIGVQSFDPVVQRSVNRVQSEELTASVVESLRQHGISRINFDLLFGLPHQTVRSCVDSARTALAMRPDRLAVFGYAHVPSYMKRQRQIDETALPDNVARGEQAAAIADTLVSAGYCQIGLDHFALPNDELAQAQKAGRLRRNSLGYSADTCKAVIGLGPSAIGRLHDGYVQNEIETASYHQHIQTGRLATSKGYCLTAEDRLRAAIIERLMCDLQADVPAICAAHGFDPIPLLASADRLGMLAEDGIVEIEEGFIRVKQKHRFVIRAVAAAFDTYLDRIPIN; encoded by the coding sequence TTGCAGACCTCCCTCCTTAACAAGTATTGCGATGCTCACCTGCCTTGGTACACCATCTATCCAACCGTGCCGGATTTCTCCGCGATGGTCGGTGCCAAGACTTGTGAGACATGGCTGAGGCGGCTGCCGCCCCAGGAGCCCGTTTCGCTCTACATCCATGTTCCGTTCTGTCGCTCTATATGTTGGTATTGCGGCTTCCCTACAAGCCTCACTCGCGGCGAGCGACCGGTCGGCAATTACTTGGCAGCAGTGCGGGACGAGATCGGCTTGGTCGCAGAGCAAGTGCCGTGCGCTCTGCCGGTGAGCGACGTGCATTTCGGCGGCGGGACGCCGACCACCATTGCACCGCGCGATTTTCTCACTTTGATGGAACTCCTGCGCCACTGCTTTGCATTCAGTAAATCAGCTACCATCGCGATAGAAATCGATCCGCGCGGAGTCACGGCCGAGATGGTCGAAACGTTACAAGCGGCCGGGATCAGCCGCGCGAGCATCGGCGTGCAAAGCTTCGATCCGGTGGTTCAAAGGTCGGTCAACCGCGTGCAGAGCGAGGAGCTCACAGCTTCGGTCGTCGAAAGTCTACGCCAGCATGGCATAAGCCGCATCAATTTCGACCTTCTCTTCGGACTGCCGCATCAGACGGTGCGGTCCTGCGTGGACTCCGCGCGGACGGCCCTGGCCATGCGGCCAGACCGGCTTGCGGTTTTCGGCTATGCTCACGTCCCCTCCTATATGAAACGTCAGCGCCAGATCGACGAGACGGCGCTGCCAGATAATGTCGCCCGCGGTGAGCAAGCCGCGGCTATTGCAGACACGCTGGTCTCGGCCGGCTACTGCCAGATCGGGCTCGACCATTTCGCCCTGCCCAATGACGAGCTCGCGCAGGCGCAGAAAGCTGGTCGGCTGCGCCGCAACTCCCTGGGGTATTCGGCTGATACCTGCAAAGCCGTGATCGGCTTAGGTCCGTCAGCCATCGGCCGTCTGCATGACGGTTACGTCCAGAACGAGATCGAAACCGCTTCCTATCACCAACACATTCAGACTGGCCGTCTGGCAACCTCAAAAGGCTACTGTCTCACCGCCGAAGATCGCCTCCGCGCCGCAATCATCGAGCGTCTGATGTGCGATTTGCAGGCCGACGTACCAGCGATCTGTGCTGCTCACGGATTTGATCCGATTCCTCTTCTCGCTTCGGCCGACCGCCTGGGAATGCTTGCAGAAGACGGGATAGTGGAGATTGAAGAGGGATTCATTCGAGTCAAGCAGAAGCACCGGTTTGTCATTCGCGCTGTTGCTGCCGCGTTCGACACTTATCTCGACCGCATTCCTATTAACTAA
- a CDS encoding carbohydrate porin, producing the protein MDQTGKKGNTSDRAAKLPIDLVHQAIRPPAPAPAAGPGVPFERRGNAGRRAQTRPQKTINPFERYDKLRENGLWFNIPGPADTIDQDKDGVRSALADVGIGYIGWTHNSFVNNQLPNAARSTIANQLYMGQNPTFASVNLMIVTYDLSRFGIADGQIVVGAEQQYWTWDRPGPDRVGINTLAYYQTFFDRTLELKLGYLRNQNEFTGTLFGGITGSNMSALFQAGMSTNAAPTPAANLKYNFDDRLYNKVSVQRSISPDGAYAHIIENPTGLNWSTANAGILLVDEAGYKSKAAPGVPDTWLRAGVGFNNSRYTNLADPKQQRETGNHFHYIAADRQLWQSDALGLPSRGIYGGFSIMGAPPDLNRISQYCELRLYAKGPFDSRPSDLIALVASKTSWSKFAVDAALAKGQLAHRETTAITGTYTAHLAPGIYAGVGLSYIHNPTSITHTPQTEHALNLLVSTLIFF; encoded by the coding sequence GTGGATCAGACCGGCAAGAAAGGAAACACTTCCGATCGGGCCGCAAAGCTCCCGATCGACCTGGTTCATCAGGCAATCCGCCCTCCTGCCCCGGCGCCAGCAGCAGGTCCCGGAGTGCCTTTCGAGAGGCGCGGCAATGCGGGCAGGCGTGCTCAGACGAGACCGCAAAAGACGATCAATCCCTTCGAAAGGTACGACAAGCTGCGTGAAAACGGGTTGTGGTTCAACATACCTGGTCCTGCGGACACGATTGATCAGGACAAGGACGGCGTTAGATCGGCGCTGGCAGATGTCGGCATCGGCTACATCGGCTGGACACACAACAGCTTTGTAAACAACCAGCTGCCGAATGCGGCCAGAAGCACTATCGCAAACCAGCTCTATATGGGCCAGAATCCGACCTTCGCGTCGGTAAACCTCATGATCGTCACCTACGATCTCAGCCGGTTTGGCATTGCCGACGGACAGATTGTCGTAGGAGCCGAGCAGCAATACTGGACGTGGGATCGCCCGGGACCAGATCGAGTGGGAATCAATACGCTCGCCTATTACCAGACTTTCTTCGACAGGACGCTAGAACTCAAGCTTGGCTACCTCAGAAACCAAAATGAGTTCACCGGCACATTGTTCGGAGGGATTACAGGATCGAACATGTCTGCCTTGTTCCAGGCAGGGATGAGCACCAATGCTGCGCCGACGCCGGCGGCCAACTTGAAGTACAATTTTGACGATCGCTTGTACAACAAGGTCTCCGTCCAGCGCTCAATCAGCCCAGATGGTGCCTATGCCCACATAATCGAGAATCCCACCGGCCTGAACTGGAGCACGGCCAATGCAGGCATCCTTCTCGTTGACGAAGCCGGCTACAAGAGCAAGGCGGCTCCCGGCGTACCCGACACGTGGCTGCGGGCGGGCGTTGGTTTCAACAATAGCCGCTATACGAATTTGGCGGACCCCAAGCAACAAAGGGAGACTGGGAATCATTTTCACTACATCGCTGCGGACAGGCAGCTCTGGCAGAGCGACGCCCTTGGGTTGCCGTCTCGCGGCATCTATGGCGGCTTCTCCATCATGGGAGCTCCGCCTGACCTCAACAGGATCAGCCAATATTGCGAGCTTCGTCTTTATGCGAAAGGCCCCTTTGATAGCCGGCCCAGTGATCTGATTGCACTCGTTGCTAGCAAGACGAGCTGGAGCAAATTTGCGGTGGATGCTGCTCTGGCTAAAGGCCAGCTTGCGCATCGTGAGACCACGGCAATCACCGGAACATATACCGCCCATCTTGCTCCGGGAATATATGCAGGCGTTGGATTATCATACATTCATAACCCCACAAGCATCACGCACACGCCCCAAACGGAACACGCGCTCAATCTGTTGGTATCTACGTTGATATTCTTCTGA
- a CDS encoding Wadjet anti-phage system protein JetD domain-containing protein, with protein sequence MARRFTDAIGLLNDLLDRFEAGAASPIAHPDYVAFSSVVAADAFLKQIRKAESAGAVSIGWGRGAQRDQVAHVRLASAEILYRHLGRTPASRIAEDAAARLVAGVALHESLKNTGSQIAEVWARGKTWHGFGSSDVDTLRHAFVLAQAILDNKHLDVDYKTFSRRTVGHSKILERIEGAVVRLLSGIMDFPPGARPREALRAIGLERFAPPLLIAGKIDLDGADLSSISPHYLGIAPKEADRVRFREPPAYVLTIENFASFNRHIAEADPGRLGTTMYVGGYPSLATQQALRTIAGLVSEQTPIFHWSDIDPDGTWIFHTIERAVDRPIRPHLMSVEVAERLGQVPFKKSAPARCPPASGIAALAAYLAEDGAKTLEQEELDPVLPELH encoded by the coding sequence ATGGCGCGACGTTTCACGGACGCGATCGGCCTGCTTAACGACCTGCTCGATCGCTTCGAGGCCGGGGCCGCAAGTCCGATCGCCCACCCGGACTATGTCGCTTTCTCGTCGGTCGTCGCGGCGGACGCTTTCCTGAAGCAGATCAGGAAAGCCGAAAGTGCCGGCGCGGTGTCCATTGGCTGGGGGCGCGGCGCCCAACGAGACCAAGTGGCACACGTGCGGTTGGCCTCGGCGGAGATCTTATACCGACATCTCGGCCGTACCCCGGCGTCACGCATCGCGGAGGACGCCGCCGCGCGGCTTGTAGCCGGAGTGGCGCTGCACGAGTCCCTGAAGAACACCGGCTCTCAAATCGCAGAGGTGTGGGCGCGGGGTAAGACGTGGCACGGATTCGGTTCGTCCGACGTCGACACGCTGCGCCACGCATTCGTTCTCGCGCAGGCGATCCTCGATAACAAGCATCTGGACGTCGACTACAAAACTTTCTCGCGACGTACGGTGGGGCACAGCAAGATACTCGAACGCATCGAGGGTGCCGTGGTCCGGCTTTTGAGCGGCATAATGGACTTTCCACCTGGCGCCCGTCCCCGCGAGGCACTGCGAGCGATCGGACTGGAGCGCTTCGCGCCGCCGCTGCTGATCGCGGGCAAGATCGACCTCGACGGAGCCGATCTTTCCAGCATATCTCCGCACTATCTCGGAATCGCTCCCAAGGAAGCAGATCGCGTCCGCTTCCGGGAGCCACCGGCCTACGTTCTGACGATCGAAAACTTCGCAAGCTTCAACCGGCACATCGCCGAGGCGGACCCCGGCCGATTAGGAACGACCATGTATGTCGGCGGGTACCCCTCGCTTGCCACCCAGCAGGCGCTCCGGACGATCGCAGGATTGGTATCCGAACAGACGCCGATCTTTCATTGGTCGGACATCGATCCGGACGGCACCTGGATCTTCCACACCATCGAGCGCGCCGTCGATCGACCGATCCGTCCCCACCTCATGAGCGTCGAAGTTGCCGAGCGCTTGGGGCAAGTGCCGTTCAAAAAATCGGCACCCGCTCGGTGTCCACCGGCCTCCGGTATCGCGGCTCTGGCAGCGTATCTGGCGGAAGATGGAGCCAAGACGCTCGAGCAGGAAGAACTCGATCCAGTCCTGCCAGAGCTTCATTAG
- a CDS encoding SbcC/MukB-like Walker B domain-containing protein, with translation MMELRHLTMVNWHLFDLADIDVTGHVGVLGENRSGKSTILDMAQVVLTGGSRRFLRLNAVAGDSGKSRSGSKRSVVDYCLGTLGEDQRRRDEARTYVALGFEDKEGDRPPVTIGMALEARKSDSRETVLALFVAVGTVLSSKDFIEQRGKSQFPAPWEDVRARIVAAVGEGNFVNHRDRASDYVREYMRHLLPHSPYGEQNASALQKSIVNAMTLDHNQTATQFVRNYILEDSPIGIKELRESIQTYRNISETIRKMRLRLEALRALRVVLGTLEEALETKFREEWIAKRATWLAARAINLDFKTKRRTEMARRDAAAKELDFIDDDVKAIDNEIERLTAAIAEHDAKTGRKSLQQTADAAGQTAHRASADFKARLEDIRRLEPLRAMCVDGFEDFVPVLERLLTATAGADIGRVSDELSAAEKSFAASGQEWLPKIDEARQRIIAELSGLRGRRDEVLERIRQHAAGGARAYLGDDTELLCRRLRQSGMVPRVLCEIIEVAEPEWVGAAEALLGRDREAVFVDRGDISAATSIFKEGRREFRHASLVSLNKLEQFRAKPERGTFPSIFRSQDPDAMAFIMRRYGTVRLADTLDQFNRPGRAIMKDGLYDDGLVRTHRWIEASQHKIGKAAQANALRSLQDQAEELDRLQTEKSKEAQAAEQAFAALKNICEERDDLKASAAAFAAAQTEIAEAQARLEALDGAGDGGLRDKKRAQQKLKEKRLNERKIQQKAFGEHDGEVRSAERRLGEGENVPGSELNLRVARSIYRKTFPLYSAAKGRIVYRERLNAAFQKGFAEKHRAIADRALKDADASDAERARIERRVRELLYDYFDQFGMSSQVGAESEPLREVKPWMEQLIADIESNELRQYERQAREAAEKASTLLRGEFINALTARIGKMERELQSLNRSLYAHPFHNERYSFHRTQVVEFQPILKIIEIAKTSPEALDMLFRGDVPDDFPHKDTIVALEALLEDSDKDFTQFEDYRNFYTFEIHMEDVATGRSTRWEQRRGTGSGAEQQVPIYVAIGASLAAVYGSAERRAGKPAGFALAMFDEAFSKMDGKNQRQMMSFYKKLGLQFVIAAPFEKRVAVLEHMDTIVEVDRIGEQSRATVVELKEKAKRELMAIDPDLMSEDELATRLAAE, from the coding sequence ATGATGGAGCTACGCCACCTGACGATGGTGAACTGGCATCTGTTCGACCTCGCCGACATCGACGTGACAGGACACGTCGGGGTCCTGGGCGAGAACCGGTCCGGAAAATCGACAATCCTCGACATGGCACAGGTCGTTCTCACCGGCGGGAGCCGGCGGTTCTTGCGCCTGAACGCGGTCGCCGGCGACAGCGGAAAATCGCGCAGCGGCTCGAAGCGCAGCGTCGTCGATTACTGCCTTGGGACGCTCGGCGAAGACCAGCGCCGGCGCGACGAGGCGCGCACCTACGTGGCGCTAGGCTTCGAAGACAAGGAAGGCGATCGACCGCCGGTCACGATCGGCATGGCGCTTGAGGCGCGCAAGTCCGACAGCAGGGAGACCGTGCTGGCACTGTTCGTCGCCGTTGGTACCGTTCTGAGCTCCAAGGACTTCATCGAGCAGCGCGGAAAGTCGCAATTCCCGGCGCCGTGGGAGGACGTGCGCGCCCGGATCGTCGCGGCGGTCGGCGAAGGCAACTTCGTCAATCATCGCGACCGGGCGAGCGACTATGTCCGCGAGTACATGCGCCATCTTTTGCCGCATTCGCCCTATGGCGAGCAGAACGCCAGCGCCCTTCAGAAATCAATCGTCAACGCGATGACGCTCGACCACAACCAGACGGCCACGCAGTTCGTGCGGAACTACATCCTCGAAGACAGCCCGATCGGCATCAAGGAGCTGCGCGAGTCGATCCAGACATACCGCAACATCAGCGAAACCATCAGAAAGATGCGCCTCAGGCTCGAAGCCCTGAGGGCGCTTCGGGTCGTCCTCGGCACTCTTGAAGAAGCGCTCGAGACCAAGTTCAGGGAGGAGTGGATCGCAAAACGCGCGACTTGGCTCGCGGCGCGCGCGATAAACCTGGACTTCAAGACCAAGCGGCGTACCGAGATGGCGCGCCGGGACGCCGCAGCAAAAGAGCTCGATTTCATCGACGACGACGTCAAGGCCATCGATAACGAGATCGAGCGCCTCACGGCCGCGATCGCCGAGCACGATGCCAAGACCGGCAGAAAGTCCCTGCAGCAGACCGCCGATGCGGCCGGGCAGACGGCGCACCGCGCCTCGGCGGACTTCAAGGCTCGTCTGGAGGACATCCGCCGCCTGGAGCCGCTCCGCGCGATGTGCGTGGACGGTTTCGAGGACTTCGTTCCTGTCCTTGAGCGTCTTCTGACCGCCACCGCCGGGGCCGACATCGGGCGCGTCTCCGACGAGCTCTCCGCGGCCGAGAAGTCCTTCGCGGCAAGCGGCCAGGAATGGCTGCCGAAGATCGACGAAGCGCGCCAAAGGATCATCGCGGAGCTTTCCGGGCTCCGAGGCCGCCGCGACGAGGTGCTCGAACGGATTCGACAGCACGCCGCCGGAGGGGCGCGGGCCTATCTCGGCGATGACACTGAACTCCTCTGCCGCAGGCTGCGGCAGAGCGGAATGGTCCCGCGCGTGCTCTGCGAGATCATCGAAGTCGCCGAACCCGAGTGGGTGGGAGCCGCCGAGGCGCTCCTCGGCCGCGACCGAGAAGCCGTGTTCGTGGACAGAGGAGATATCAGCGCCGCCACGTCGATCTTCAAGGAAGGTCGCCGCGAGTTTCGCCATGCATCGCTAGTGAGCCTAAACAAGCTCGAGCAGTTCAGGGCCAAGCCGGAGCGCGGTACTTTCCCCTCGATCTTCCGGAGCCAGGATCCGGACGCGATGGCCTTCATCATGCGCCGCTACGGCACGGTCCGCCTCGCGGATACGCTCGACCAGTTCAACAGGCCGGGGCGGGCTATCATGAAGGACGGCCTCTACGACGACGGACTCGTAAGGACCCATCGCTGGATCGAAGCCTCGCAGCACAAGATTGGAAAGGCGGCCCAGGCGAACGCCCTGCGCTCCCTGCAGGATCAGGCCGAGGAACTGGATCGGCTCCAAACGGAAAAGAGCAAGGAGGCCCAGGCGGCAGAGCAGGCCTTTGCCGCTCTGAAGAACATCTGCGAGGAGCGTGACGATCTGAAGGCTAGCGCCGCTGCCTTCGCAGCCGCGCAGACCGAGATCGCCGAAGCCCAGGCGAGGCTCGAAGCGCTTGACGGGGCGGGCGACGGCGGACTTCGCGACAAGAAACGAGCGCAGCAGAAGCTGAAGGAGAAGAGGCTCAATGAGCGAAAGATCCAGCAGAAGGCGTTCGGCGAACATGACGGTGAGGTCAGATCGGCAGAGAGGAGGCTCGGAGAGGGCGAAAACGTACCCGGCTCCGAGCTTAACCTGCGGGTCGCCCGGTCGATCTATCGCAAGACCTTCCCGCTCTACTCCGCCGCAAAGGGTAGGATCGTGTACCGCGAGCGCCTCAATGCCGCATTCCAAAAGGGCTTCGCGGAGAAACACCGCGCCATCGCGGACAGGGCACTAAAGGATGCGGACGCCTCCGACGCAGAGCGCGCCCGCATCGAGCGGCGGGTCCGCGAGCTCCTCTACGATTACTTCGACCAGTTCGGGATGAGCTCGCAAGTCGGCGCCGAGAGCGAGCCGCTGAGAGAGGTAAAGCCCTGGATGGAGCAGCTCATCGCGGATATCGAATCCAACGAGCTGCGCCAGTACGAACGGCAGGCTCGGGAAGCGGCGGAAAAGGCCTCCACCCTGCTGCGCGGCGAGTTCATCAACGCGCTCACGGCCCGGATCGGCAAGATGGAGCGGGAGCTGCAATCGTTGAACCGCAGTCTCTACGCACATCCCTTCCACAACGAGCGTTATTCATTCCACCGCACCCAGGTCGTGGAGTTCCAGCCCATCCTGAAGATCATTGAGATCGCCAAGACGTCCCCGGAGGCGCTCGACATGTTGTTCCGGGGCGACGTGCCCGACGACTTTCCGCACAAGGATACGATCGTCGCACTCGAGGCGCTGCTTGAGGACTCCGACAAGGATTTCACCCAGTTCGAGGACTACCGGAATTTTTACACCTTCGAGATTCACATGGAGGATGTCGCCACCGGCCGCTCGACGCGCTGGGAGCAGCGGCGCGGGACCGGGTCTGGCGCCGAACAGCAGGTGCCTATCTACGTCGCCATCGGCGCTTCGCTGGCCGCCGTCTACGGCAGCGCGGAGCGTCGTGCCGGCAAGCCCGCCGGTTTCGCCCTGGCCATGTTCGATGAGGCCTTCTCCAAAATGGACGGCAAGAACCAGCGGCAGATGATGAGCTTTTACAAAAAACTCGGCCTGCAGTTCGTGATCGCGGCGCCGTTCGAGAAGCGGGTCGCCGTGCTCGAGCACATGGACACGATCGTGGAGGTGGACCGGATCGGCGAGCAGTCCAGGGCGACCGTGGTGGAACTGAAAGAGAAGGCCAAGCGCGAGCTGATGGCCATCGATCCGGACCTGATGTCCGAAGATGAGCTCGCCACCCGTCTGGCCGCCGAGTAG
- a CDS encoding DUF4194 domain-containing protein — MIMDGRFRDVVDGFFDSCGYRVHRDPEAQWAGIVAMDEDVPLPRMKLDETIVMLVLAAYWQQEVNVGAVEDRAVVVATLNDLFDRYREMAQHGGGGAISAARFRDVLREAAQRNLVEIGDFDDEQQDCEIRIRPMIKLISGGDALQRLERYVRSEEARFPQPAGDEA; from the coding sequence ATGATCATGGATGGCCGCTTCCGCGACGTGGTCGACGGCTTCTTCGATAGTTGCGGATACCGCGTCCATCGCGATCCGGAAGCGCAATGGGCGGGCATCGTGGCCATGGACGAGGATGTGCCGCTACCCCGGATGAAGCTCGACGAAACTATCGTCATGCTGGTGCTGGCGGCATACTGGCAGCAGGAGGTGAACGTCGGAGCGGTCGAGGACCGGGCCGTCGTTGTCGCCACCTTGAACGACCTGTTCGATCGCTACCGTGAGATGGCGCAACATGGCGGCGGAGGCGCGATCTCGGCCGCCCGTTTCCGTGACGTCCTGCGCGAGGCCGCCCAGCGCAACCTGGTTGAGATCGGGGACTTCGACGACGAGCAGCAGGACTGCGAGATCAGGATCCGCCCGATGATCAAGCTGATCAGTGGCGGCGATGCCCTCCAACGGCTTGAGCGCTACGTCCGTAGCGAGGAGGCGCGGTTTCCGCAGCCCGCAGGAGACGAGGCATGA
- a CDS encoding Wadjet anti-phage system protein JetA family protein, translated as MTLFRHLHDDAFLAFSRDHKHLYAACLLDLHERFFSGAPSFPTPQQVVHAIYDVMRANPALWNEGDDFGSLPELISAGRRRIRKADVALASEKGDKALGLARQLYARLLAWGWLEEEEYGLRVTVDMAMGPLLVIQRLASLNKDLSQRFGGLIVQIRLNLEAVEKLRPEITDRKQREAALAVREARNQADQFTKSLRAILADLKRVRRTVMESKTVATRLEAFFEEFVDQLLLKDFESILTVNHPYRFRDAIVDLARRISYTPQTMQVLAEEYTASSMAADIEDGRMAAADDLLAIESIFDQIGEMFDRIEAFRRQLEARVRNTIKYAERGGQGLVGRAGDLVRRLDALLRDGRHHKATIEWSIEPLWSPWSEHHQAPARQPRRPLEARELAEPPSDPLYELRKKLRLEYIARIAPRPEDVRRFLEGQVPPFATREARFMEIETVDDFLAFDCARRYALTGEVPAQVAAGFDLEPRPDTPPHDSQWLRCANFVVRRSGHFRKAEAARAQ; from the coding sequence TTTTCAGGCGCACCGTCGTTTCCGACCCCGCAGCAGGTCGTCCATGCCATCTACGATGTCATGCGCGCCAACCCCGCCCTCTGGAACGAGGGCGATGATTTCGGCAGCCTTCCGGAATTGATCTCCGCGGGACGCCGCCGGATCCGCAAGGCCGACGTCGCGCTCGCTTCCGAGAAGGGCGACAAGGCGCTCGGTCTTGCCCGACAACTGTACGCTAGGCTGCTCGCCTGGGGATGGCTCGAAGAGGAGGAATACGGGCTTCGCGTTACCGTGGACATGGCTATGGGACCGCTGCTCGTGATCCAGCGGCTCGCGAGCCTCAACAAGGATCTCTCGCAGCGATTCGGCGGCTTGATCGTGCAAATCCGCCTCAACCTGGAGGCCGTTGAAAAACTGAGGCCCGAGATCACCGACCGCAAGCAGCGCGAAGCCGCGCTCGCCGTCCGCGAGGCGCGCAATCAGGCCGATCAGTTCACTAAGAGCCTGCGGGCCATTCTCGCCGACCTGAAGCGCGTCCGGCGGACCGTCATGGAGTCGAAAACAGTCGCTACCCGGCTGGAAGCCTTTTTCGAGGAGTTCGTCGACCAGCTCCTGCTGAAGGATTTCGAGTCCATTCTCACCGTCAACCATCCGTACCGCTTCCGCGACGCCATCGTCGATCTCGCGCGGAGGATCTCCTACACCCCGCAAACCATGCAGGTCCTCGCAGAGGAGTACACAGCTTCCAGCATGGCAGCCGATATCGAGGACGGTCGAATGGCCGCGGCCGACGACCTGCTGGCCATCGAAAGCATCTTCGATCAGATCGGGGAGATGTTCGATAGGATCGAGGCCTTCCGCAGGCAGCTCGAAGCCCGGGTCCGCAACACCATTAAGTACGCCGAGCGGGGCGGGCAGGGACTGGTCGGCCGGGCCGGCGACTTGGTGCGGCGCCTGGATGCCCTACTGCGGGACGGCAGACACCACAAGGCAACTATCGAATGGAGCATCGAGCCGCTGTGGTCCCCCTGGTCGGAGCACCATCAGGCGCCGGCCAGGCAGCCGCGCCGTCCCCTCGAAGCAAGGGAGCTCGCCGAGCCGCCATCGGACCCGCTGTACGAACTGCGCAAGAAGCTCCGCCTCGAGTACATCGCTCGCATCGCGCCCCGGCCCGAGGATGTCAGACGATTCCTCGAGGGCCAGGTGCCGCCCTTCGCGACCAGGGAAGCCCGCTTCATGGAAATCGAGACCGTGGACGACTTTCTCGCCTTCGATTGCGCCCGCCGATATGCGTTGACAGGCGAGGTTCCGGCGCAGGTCGCGGCCGGGTTCGATCTTGAGCCGCGCCCAGACACGCCGCCGCACGACAGCCAATGGCTTCGGTGCGCGAACTTCGTGGTCAGGCGATCCGGCCACTTCCGGAAAGCAGAGGCAGCCCGTGCTCAGTGA